A single genomic interval of Mercenaria mercenaria strain notata unplaced genomic scaffold, MADL_Memer_1 contig_2770, whole genome shotgun sequence harbors:
- the LOC123551129 gene encoding uncharacterized protein LOC123551129: MSFQVETDAIPIPAESDDTANAISTQTNSESLNIADTPPQDQVTNDQNNDDLSNQTIQEPLTDLVLPLRPPKDFELNNFLLCLAEEIEHDDLEKMKFLLLGEEGISTRTTEQIKSPLDLFKLLKKRSIISRHDILYLQLMLKFTGKEKSIRKACDFANNTKETIHFFPPPKKPADGYKYAQLHVKVPDAQKYTRQSLENLRRRISMMTFALESDIHIVGLESQSILVTFMMPSVYAEILEDLLDRKIYSDVFQEMMVDYVVVCNRRFIFDVKDSASETNIESTETLEINKEDDESEETQHQNEESKMEYLKLLNELETIKITMKQKEKESTREIDKLQKENACLLLELEHIKQDHSEYPRKNGVKKQNGLKALKIAN, from the exons ATGTCTTTTCAAGTAGAGACAGATGCGATACCCATTCCAGCAGAATCAGATGATACCGCTAATGCAATTTCTACACAGACCAATAGCGAAAGCTTGAACATCGCTGATACTCCCCCTCAAGATCAAGTTACCAACGACCAGAACAATGATGATTTGTCTAATCAAACAATACAGGAACCACTCACTGATTTGGTATTGCCTCTAAGGCCACCTAAAGATTTTGAATTGAATAATTTCTTGTTATGTCTTGCTGAGGAAATAGAACATGATGATCTAGAAAAAATGAAGTTCCTGCTATTGG GAGAGGAAGGAATTTCCACAAGAACGACAGAGCAAATAAAATCGCCTCTAGATCTGTTCAAATTACTAAAGAAGAGGTCAATCATAAGTAGACATGATATACTTTATCTACAACTGATGTTAAAATTTACCGGAAAGGAAAAATCGATACGTAAGGCTTGCGATTTTGCCAACAATACGAAAGAAACAATACATTTCTTTCCACCTCCAAAAAAACCAG CCGATGGTTACAAGTATGCTCAGCTTCACGTTAAAGTTCCGGATGCTCAAAAGTATACAAGACAAAGTCTAGAAAATCTGAGACGAAGGATATCTATGATGACATTCGCACTCGAATCCGACATACATATCGTTGGTCTTGAGTCACAAAGTATACTTGTCACGTTTATGATGCCTTCCGTGTATGCAGAGATTCTTGAAGACTTGTTAGATAGAAAGATATACTCTGATGTGTTTCAAGAGATGATGGTAGATTACGTGGTTGTTTGCAACAGAAGATTTATCTTCGATGTAAAAG ATTCAGCATCTGAAACAAATATAGAAAGTACAGAAACACTTGAAATTAACAAAGAAGATGATGAATCTGAAGAAACGCAACATCAGAATGAGGAAAGCAAAATGGAATACCTTAAATTATTGAACGAACTTGAAACtatcaaaattacaatgaaacaaaAGGAGAAAGAGAGCACAAGAGAAATTGATAAGcttcagaaagaaaatgcttgtttgcTTTTGGAACTAGAACACATCAAACAAGATCATTCAGAATATCCAAGAAAAAATGGTGTAAAAAAGCAGAATGGCTTGAAGGCATTGAAAATTGCAAACTAA